The stretch of DNA ACTCCACAAAAAAAACGTCTCAAACCACAAAGGTTTAAGACGTTACAAAAGTGGAGGATAGGGGACTTGAACCCCTGACCGCTTCACACAGTAAAATATTGGAAGATTCAGATACGGACGAGCCTGCTGGTGCATATGCGGTGAGTCACCTATTGGTCATTCTCGATCCAGCACAATTGGTTAGGGCAATCGAGACGACCGTAATCCCGACGAATCGTGTGTCCAAAAAATATAGTCGAGCCCTGATTTTCGTATTCGCGGAATTGCGGCGTCAACAAGCATTTCGTATTTGAATTCGTGGCCGGGATTCTTGTATTTCGACGATCACGCCAGTAACGGGCGAATGACATTGCCGTGGACGTCGGTCAGTCGATGATTCCGACCCTGAAAGCGAAATGTGAGTCGGCGATGATCGATGCCCAACAGATGCAGAATAGTCGCGTGCAGATCGTGGACCTCGACCGGATCGGCGACAACATTATAAGAAAAGTCATCCGTGCGGCCCCAAGTGATCCCGGGTCGAATGCCTCCCCCGGCCATCCATATGGTGAAGCAGCGCGGGTGGTGGTCGCGTCCGTAACTGGCCGCCGTCAATTTCCCCTGGCAATAGGTGGTGCGACCGA from Fuerstiella sp. encodes:
- a CDS encoding DUF1501 domain-containing protein, which gives rise to LARRLSERGVRFIQLFHMGWDQHKNLPNAIRGQCRDTDQASAGLVKDLQQRGLLEDTLIVWGGEFGRTTYCQGKLTAASYGRDHHPRCFTIWMAGGGIRPGITWGRTDDFSYNVVADPVEVHDLHATILHLLGIDHRRLTFRFQGRNHRLTDVHGNVIRPLLA